CATATCAAACTGTCTGCCGAGATCGAAATCCTTCATGTCGCCCTGAACATACGAGATATTCCCTCCACTTTCCTGTCTCGCCACATCGATCATCATATCCGACTGATCCATGCCGATGATTTCATCGAAAGGCAGCTGGGCCGTCAATCTGCCCGTCCCGCAGCCGATGTCGAGTACCGTCCGGCGTCCACCCTTGAATTGGCGGATGATGTCGAGCCACAGTCCATAGGGCATATCATATGTCAATTCATCATAATAGTGGCTGAACAGCTGATAGACGGGTCTAGACTTCAACACGCTCACCGTGTTTGAACAGGCGTTCAAGGTTATAGTAGTCTCGTTCAGGCTTGTGGAAGACATGTACAACCACGTTATTGACATCAAGAAGGACCCATTTTGCATCCTTATATCCTTCAACGAGGAAATCCAGATCATTCTCCTTGCAGACATCCATGACTTCATCTGCAATCGCCTGCACCTGCCTGTCCGAATTCCCATGGCAGATCAGGTAGCAGTCCGTGACACTGCTCGTATCACTTACATCAAATTTCATGATTTCTTCTGCACGTTTATTATCACATGCTTCAATCAGCATATTGACAAGGTGTTCCGTATCCATACAGTCACTCCTTAACCATATTATAGTAGTTGAGGCACTCCACTGTCCTGTGATAGACTGCCCGGTCCTTCGAGACCAGATGGAGCACATTCGCTTTTGTGATTTCATATATCGCGAGATCGAGGTTCTTCTCCTCGAATACGATATCACGTATTTGGTCGACGCCGGGCTGGGACCGTTTCGGTTCGATGTAGTCGGCAACATAGATGATCTTCTCATTCAGGGACATATGGCTTCTGCCGGTGGTGTGGTTCATTATCGCCTGGTAGATCTCCTCGTCCAGGATGCCGTGCTCCTCCCGCATCTTGACTGCCGCCACAGGTCCATGCAGCACTTCAGCTTTAAAGCTCAGCAGTTCCGGGTCGAGCTTGTAGTTCGTCACGTACTGGTACATTTCTCCCAGTTCATCGTATTTGGAGAAATCATGGAGAATGCCGGCCAGGAAACATTTGTTGGCGTCCCCACCATATATCTTGGCCATTTCAATTGCTGTTTCAGCAACCCGTTTGGAATGCTTGTAGCGTTTCTCGGGCAGTTTGTCCTTTACGAGGGTGATGGCTGCCTTATGCTTCATACAGATGATTCTCCTTTACATACTGATACACTTCGGGATCCAGCTGATGGCGGACGATTTCACCGTCCCTGATGCGGTCCCTGATGATTGTGGAGGATATTTCGATCACCGGCTGGTTGATGGTGATGAACCTGTCATCGCTGATGGGCTCACCCGAATACCGGTCCATGATGACGAAGTCCATGAGCTTGAGCAGTTCCTCATGCCGATGCCATTTTTCAAAACTCTTATACTGATCGGTACCGATCAGGAAATAGCGTTCATCCTCCGGATATTCTTCCTGCAGATGGACGGCTGTATCATATGTGTAGCTGATGCCTTCCTGGGTCATTTCCCAGTCGTCGATCTCCATGAAACCATAATCCCTGATGGCAAGTTCCAGCATATTCAGGCGATGATCATCCCGGGTGGGCGCATTCTTTTTGAGCGGCGACTGCTTCGCGGGAATGCAGACCACCTTGTCCAGTCCAAGTGAAATTTTGGTTTCAACGATCGCATGGATGTGCCCGGGATGGACCGGATCGAATGTTCCGCCAAAAAAACCTATCTTCATGACAGCTCAATCTTTTTATTTTCTTTTGACTCCCTATACAGCACAATCGTATTGCCGATGACCGTAACGATATGGCTCTCCGTCCCTTCGCTGATCTGTGCTGCAATGTTGTCCTTGTCTTCAAGGCAGTTCTGAAGGATGGAAATTTTGATCAGTTCCCGTTTTTCAAGCACATCGTCGATCTGCTCCAGGAAATTGTCATTCACCCCATTTTTACCGACCTGGAAAATGGGGTTGAGATGATGTGCCTTTGATTTGAGCTGCTTCACTTGACGTGAAGATAATTTATTCATGATTTACCTCCGATATATTCTTCATATTTTTTATTTATTGCCCCGTAGTCCCCTTCTTCACCTGTCCAGATGCCATATGCGTCCATTGCCTGATGGATGAGCATCGGCATACCATTCATATGATGGCCGTCCGCAAAATACTCAAGGAACTTCGTCTTCTGTGGCTGATAGATCAGGTCGACTCCGACCGCACTTCGGGATATCAATGATTCAGGAATATCCATCTCCTTCAGAAGGTCCTCCCCCTTCATGCCCACGGGTGTCGCATTTACGATGGCATCAAACTCTTCTGTCCCGGTGATGTCCGGGATCAGCATGGCTTTGAAGTCATCGTCTGTGAACCGTTTGAAGCTTTCGATGCGCCGGGCCGCGATCGTCACGTCATCCCCATTGTTGGCATGCGCGCGATGGACGGCTTTGGCGGCCCCGCCCGCACCGATGATGAGCACGCGCCGCTTTGCCTGGCCGAAAACCTCGAGGAAGGCATTCATGTAGCCGGTAATGTCGGTATTGTGGCCCGTCAGCCTGTCCCCATCGATCGATACCGTATTGACCGCTCCGATCTTCTTTGCGTCCGTGTCCACTGCATCCAGATATGAAATGATCGCTTCCTTATGCGGAATCGTCACGTTGAATCCTGAGAGCTCCTTCGACGCAACCAGATCCCTGATATGCTGCAAGTGATCCGGATGTACAGAAAGTGCCGCATAGTTGTCATCTGATCCCTTCGCCTCAAAATTCGCATTGTGGATGAGGGGGGAGAGAGAATGGGAGATTGGATATCCTATTACTGCATAATTACCCATTATACCCCACCTTTAAATATCGTCGGCCTGCTTGTGACATCGATTCCTTTCGGAACGCGGACCGACACTTTTGCGCCTGCACCCACACGGATGAAGGCCAGACCGCTGATGGAAATGTCGCTGTCCTCCCTGATGTCGAATTCGAACGTTTCATAGGACGCGCTCAAATATGGCGTCTCGAGTTCCGGGGGTGCAAGCAGTGTGTTGAAATGCTTTTCGTAGAAAGCCTCGGCATTTTCCGTCTTGGTACGGTGGATGTTCAGCGCGTGGTTGGTATAGACGATGAAGCTGTTCCTGTCCCCATCGACGAAATCAACACGTGCGAGATTCGATATGAACAGCGTCTGACCGGAGTCCAGCTGGAACCCCTTCGGCTTGATTTCCTTCGCCGGGGTGATGTGCTTCAGATCCTCACTGCTCACATAATGGGCCATCTGGGAATCCATCACTACACCCGGGGTATCATAGATGAATGCACCCCCGCCGAGCGGGATGTCGATCAAATCGAGCGTCGTGCCCGGGAACCTGCTCGTAGTGATCACTTCCTTATCGCCGGAAGTATTCTCGATGAGCCGGTTGATCAGCGTCGACTTCCCGACATTCGTCGTGCCCACGACATAGATATCCTTACCGTCGGCATATCCCGACAGCTTATCGACGAGCTTATCGATGCCCTCATTCTTCATGGCGCTGACCACTACCGTGTCCACGGCTGTGATGCCCGCTTCGCTGAGCATCTGCTTTGCACGGTGCACCAGACGGCCGCGGTTGATGGATTTCGGCAGCAGGTCGATCTTGTTGATGACGGCGACCACCTTCTTGTCGCCGACGATACGGTTGAAGGAAGGGATGAGGCTGCCATGGAAATCGAAGACATCGATGACTTTGACGATCAGCCCGTCGGTTTCATACAGGGCGTTCAGCATGGTCATGAACTCCCCGGAGTCCACATCGATATCCATCACTTCATTATAATGTTTGAGCCGGTAGCACCTTTTGCAGATCGGCTCCTCCTTGTCGAGCCCGCTTGCCGGGATGAACCCCGGTCTATTCTTATCTTCGGTCTGCAGCTCAGCGCCACAGCCGATACATTTTATCGATTCCAAATGTTAGTCCCCCCATTGGATTAGACCTTTACGGTCGAAATACTTCATGATGATGCGTTCGATCCTCCGATTGACGACAGTCGCCCATCCGTCCTTGTCCTTGACGGGAAGGACAAGGATGCTCTTCAGACCGGCCCGGTTCGCTCCGAATACATCGGTGAGCAGCTGGTCGCCGATCATGACGGTCTCGGAACTGTCCATGCCCATCATGTGCACTGCCTTCCTGTAGGATCGCGCAAGCGGCTTCCTTGCTCTGAATATATATTCGATGTCATGGGGATCACTGAATTCACTGACCCTGACGCGGCTGCCATTGGAGACGATCGTTACCTTAATGCCATTGTCCTTCATCGTCCTGAACCATTTCAGCACCGTTTCGCTGGCTGATGGTTCGTCGAATCCCACAAGCGTGTTGTCGAGGTCTATGATGACAGCGCGAATTCCGCGTTCCTTCAAATATTGGGGCGTAATTCCTTGAAATTCCTTGAAATAGTCACTGGGAAGGAAATATTTTTCTAGCAGCTTCAATATGCGCACTCCTAATGAGTTTTTTTTATATTCTACCACATAAATAAAAGCCCCTTAATAGATTAAGGCGCTTTTTGTGTTATTCAATGATTTCATTATCTTCTGTTTCAGTATCCTTGTAGATGAGGAAACCGATAACGACTGTAATGATGATTGAAATGATCATAAGAAAAAGCATGGATTTTCCCTCCTGATTACAAGTCCTTCAATAATGATTTTACAACTTCGGATGAATGAACACAAGCTTTCGACAGAAATTCTTCATAAGTCATATCGGCCGTGTCATCCGCCTTGTCGGATATGGAACGGATGATGACGAATGGTGTGGAATACTGGTAGCAGGTCTGTGCAATGGCGGCCGATTCCATATCGACGGCCATCGCCTTTCTGAAGTTGCGGGTGATGCCATTCTTCTGTTCACTGTTGCTGATGAATGAATCTCCACTGACGACCAGACCGCCATGTCCCTTGATGGAGGGATGCGCCGCTATCGCTTCAAGCGTCAGCTTGA
The sequence above is drawn from the Salinicoccus roseus genome and encodes:
- the yqeK gene encoding bis(5'-nucleosyl)-tetraphosphatase (symmetrical) YqeK, producing the protein MKHKAAITLVKDKLPEKRYKHSKRVAETAIEMAKIYGGDANKCFLAGILHDFSKYDELGEMYQYVTNYKLDPELLSFKAEVLHGPVAAVKMREEHGILDEEIYQAIMNHTTGRSHMSLNEKIIYVADYIEPKRSQPGVDQIRDIVFEEKNLDLAIYEITKANVLHLVSKDRAVYHRTVECLNYYNMVKE
- the yhbY gene encoding ribosome assembly RNA-binding protein YhbY yields the protein MNKLSSRQVKQLKSKAHHLNPIFQVGKNGVNDNFLEQIDDVLEKRELIKISILQNCLEDKDNIAAQISEGTESHIVTVIGNTIVLYRESKENKKIELS
- the yqeH gene encoding ribosome biogenesis GTPase YqeH, which codes for MESIKCIGCGAELQTEDKNRPGFIPASGLDKEEPICKRCYRLKHYNEVMDIDVDSGEFMTMLNALYETDGLIVKVIDVFDFHGSLIPSFNRIVGDKKVVAVINKIDLLPKSINRGRLVHRAKQMLSEAGITAVDTVVVSAMKNEGIDKLVDKLSGYADGKDIYVVGTTNVGKSTLINRLIENTSGDKEVITTSRFPGTTLDLIDIPLGGGAFIYDTPGVVMDSQMAHYVSSEDLKHITPAKEIKPKGFQLDSGQTLFISNLARVDFVDGDRNSFIVYTNHALNIHRTKTENAEAFYEKHFNTLLAPPELETPYLSASYETFEFDIREDSDISISGLAFIRVGAGAKVSVRVPKGIDVTSRPTIFKGGV
- the aroE gene encoding shikimate dehydrogenase, whose protein sequence is MGNYAVIGYPISHSLSPLIHNANFEAKGSDDNYAALSVHPDHLQHIRDLVASKELSGFNVTIPHKEAIISYLDAVDTDAKKIGAVNTVSIDGDRLTGHNTDITGYMNAFLEVFGQAKRRVLIIGAGGAAKAVHRAHANNGDDVTIAARRIESFKRFTDDDFKAMLIPDITGTEEFDAIVNATPVGMKGEDLLKEMDIPESLISRSAVGVDLIYQPQKTKFLEYFADGHHMNGMPMLIHQAMDAYGIWTGEEGDYGAINKKYEEYIGGKS
- the nadD gene encoding nicotinate (nicotinamide) nucleotide adenylyltransferase; amino-acid sequence: MKIGFFGGTFDPVHPGHIHAIVETKISLGLDKVVCIPAKQSPLKKNAPTRDDHRLNMLELAIRDYGFMEIDDWEMTQEGISYTYDTAVHLQEEYPEDERYFLIGTDQYKSFEKWHRHEELLKLMDFVIMDRYSGEPISDDRFITINQPVIEISSTIIRDRIRDGEIVRHQLDPEVYQYVKENHLYEA
- the rsfS gene encoding ribosome silencing factor; protein product: MDTEHLVNMLIEACDNKRAEEIMKFDVSDTSSVTDCYLICHGNSDRQVQAIADEVMDVCKENDLDFLVEGYKDAKWVLLDVNNVVVHVFHKPERDYYNLERLFKHGERVEV
- a CDS encoding YqeG family HAD IIIA-type phosphatase, yielding MKLLEKYFLPSDYFKEFQGITPQYLKERGIRAVIIDLDNTLVGFDEPSASETVLKWFRTMKDNGIKVTIVSNGSRVRVSEFSDPHDIEYIFRARKPLARSYRKAVHMMGMDSSETVMIGDQLLTDVFGANRAGLKSILVLPVKDKDGWATVVNRRIERIIMKYFDRKGLIQWGD